From the genome of Chanodichthys erythropterus isolate Z2021 chromosome 17, ASM2448905v1, whole genome shotgun sequence:
tgtttcaagtccaaatatctaaaaattcttagatcAAGAAGAATTTttttgacaagtaaaaattatttccttgtttttaggaaaaatcaatcaaaattaagtgagtttttccttaaaacaagcaaaataatctgccaatggggtaagcaaaataatcttaatccaaactgaaaacaagtttatatatcttatttttggtttgaaataagattattttgcttacccgattggcagattattttgcttgttttaaggaaaaactcacctaattttgacttatttttcctgaaaacaagaaaataatttttacttgtcaagaaaatgcttcttaatttaagaactttaagatattttgactagaaacaagacaaaaactctaagtaagaacagcattttttgcagtgcattctttgaaatatttttaaaaagctttctGTGTGGCATTTTGTTTCTTCTGCGCAGATGCAACATCAGAAGTGGATGGACGTGTGCATCTTGGAGGGAACATTGGTTACAGCACCAGATGCTGATGCCgtatagagagagagacaagTATGGTACTCACGCCCCACTTTGCACCTGCATTGATCCGATCTCATTGGAGGGCCAGCCCATGGCCTGGAGAGAGGGGTAGTCGTCACTTATCTCCCACTGGTGTCCGATAAAGTTCTCTCGCTCAAAGACAGTAATCTTTGACTCCTTGTGGTTCTGCGTAGATCATAACAGTGGAAGAGATTGTATTTAATTTGGAGACATGTTTAAACCATTTCGCCATTGATTAGTTGATACGGTTTCAAACTCACAGCAGAGCAGATTGGCCGGAAGGATATTAGCCTCTCGATGTGGTAGGCATTGCTGCCGCTCCAAGACTCCCAGCGAGGGTAGTCGCCTCTTTCCAAGATGAACTGCTGCCCACAGAAGCTGGAGTGTTCGAAGCCCACCCAGCTGTTCAAACagacacaaaaatattaagcagcacaactgttttcagcattgataatgataatgatttctgaaggaccataatgaaagtgtgtgtgtagtaatatttcacaatattacagtttttactgtacgTTTGATCAAATAATGCAGCCATGGTGAGCATATGAGATCTTATCGACCCCAAAAGTTTGAATGGTAGagtaaaaattataaatttgaTTATTATACACaaataatattctattttatacaattacatataatttacatacacattattattaatattctttaaaatatatagtttttaaaatgcaaatacttttttatataGGGGTTAAGCCAAAGTACTTCTAATTAGCATGATACAACAACTGACGTATGGTCTCATTTAGATGTATGTGTTTGTGAATACATGACTTACGCTCCACACTCCACTTTCAGAGAGCGGACAGTGTCCATGCCACATTCCATTATGTTTTGACAGGCTGAGGTGAACTCCATGCGCTTGCCTTGGAAGTTCTCTTGGTCATAGACTGTGAGCTACACATTTTGACAGAGACAAAAGAGATGTGATTCATATCATTCTATATCATCACCATTGATCTATTGGGACCAGGATTATTTCTTAAGCATCAAGTGTTTACTTGCCTTCCATGGCCCCATTGGCATGGGATTAGTCAGAGCCATCCTTGAAGATATTTCAATGCTGATAGACCTGAACAACACCGATatgcacaacaacaacaacaaaaaaatgcatgGGTTCTATATAATTTATGGCAACTCTACAAATTAGCCTAGGGATAAAGAACAAGATATAGAAGCCAAATGACTTTGTTCCAACAAGTTCGACCTAACATGATACATCATACCGATTCTCTTTACTGATTTAGAAGATATCATCCAAACATAACAGAATAAAACCACAGCTTACAGAAatttacattttctaaaatgCTCATattgacgaaaaaaaaaaaatgctgatgcATATTTTGTTAAAGACTCCCACATATAGGCTTGCtatgttttgttttgggttTCAATTGTGTATATGTGCGCCCCTCCCATAGAGTACTGCAGATCAGCAA
Proteins encoded in this window:
- the cryba1a gene encoding crystallin, beta A1a, which gives rise to MALTNPMPMGPWKLTVYDQENFQGKRMEFTSACQNIMECGMDTVRSLKVECGAWVGFEHSSFCGQQFILERGDYPRWESWSGSNAYHIERLISFRPICSANHKESKITVFERENFIGHQWEISDDYPSLQAMGWPSNEIGSMQVQSGAWVCYQYPGYRGYQYIMECDHHGGEYKHYREWGSHAQTFQVQSLRRVQQ